The following proteins come from a genomic window of Flavobacterium crocinum:
- a CDS encoding malate:quinone oxidoreductase gives MPDETIRSNSDVVLIGAGIMSATLGVILKELQPDIKIEIYERLDVAAAESSDAWNNAGTGHSAFCELNYTPEKADGSIDPKKAISIAESFEISRQFWSYLVQQNKVPSPENFIKSVPHMSFVWGDKNVNYLKKRFEALQSNPIFADMTFSTDFEQLQKWMPLVMEGRNADENLAATHMEIGTDVNFGALTRSMFNYLEKLDGVTLYFNHEVKKLRQREDKSWRIKITDLSTGQKRKAYTKFVFIGAGGGSLPLLEKANVPEGNGYGGFPVSGQWLKCTNPEVIAKHQAKVYGKASVGAPPMSVPHIDTRVIDGEKALLFGPFAGFSTRFLKNGSYLDLPMSIKRNNLIPMLAAGYHNIPLTKYLIEQVRQSPKDRMKALREYLPTARSKDWKLEKAGQRVQVIKKDEKEGGILEFGTEVINTHDGTLAVLLGASPGASTAVGIMVDLISRCFTNQIKTPEWEAKLKIMIPSYGQTLNDKPELLAELRKHTAEVLKIK, from the coding sequence ATGCCTGACGAAACCATACGTTCAAATAGTGATGTAGTACTCATTGGAGCTGGAATTATGAGTGCCACTCTAGGAGTAATTTTGAAAGAATTACAACCTGATATAAAAATTGAAATTTACGAAAGATTAGATGTTGCAGCAGCTGAAAGTTCAGATGCCTGGAACAATGCCGGAACCGGACATTCTGCTTTTTGTGAACTCAATTATACTCCAGAAAAGGCAGACGGCAGTATCGATCCTAAAAAAGCAATAAGTATTGCTGAATCATTTGAGATTTCGCGCCAGTTTTGGTCTTACCTAGTGCAGCAAAACAAAGTGCCTTCTCCTGAAAATTTTATTAAAAGCGTACCTCATATGAGTTTTGTGTGGGGAGATAAAAACGTAAATTATTTAAAAAAGAGATTTGAAGCGCTTCAGAGCAATCCAATCTTCGCTGACATGACTTTCAGTACCGATTTTGAGCAGCTACAAAAATGGATGCCGCTGGTAATGGAAGGACGTAACGCTGATGAAAATTTAGCAGCAACACATATGGAAATTGGTACCGATGTTAATTTTGGTGCTTTAACCAGAAGTATGTTCAACTACTTAGAAAAACTTGACGGTGTTACTCTATACTTCAATCACGAAGTTAAAAAACTAAGACAACGTGAAGACAAATCATGGAGAATCAAAATTACAGATTTGTCAACAGGTCAAAAACGTAAAGCGTATACTAAATTTGTATTTATCGGTGCTGGTGGTGGTTCTTTACCTTTATTAGAAAAAGCAAATGTTCCGGAAGGAAATGGTTATGGAGGTTTTCCGGTAAGCGGGCAATGGCTGAAATGTACCAATCCGGAAGTAATTGCAAAACACCAGGCAAAAGTGTACGGAAAAGCAAGCGTTGGAGCACCTCCAATGTCTGTTCCTCATATCGATACCCGTGTAATTGATGGTGAAAAAGCATTGCTTTTTGGTCCATTTGCAGGATTTTCAACTCGTTTCTTAAAAAATGGTTCTTATTTAGATTTGCCAATGTCGATTAAGCGTAACAACTTAATTCCGATGTTAGCTGCAGGATATCATAATATTCCGTTGACTAAATATTTGATCGAACAGGTTCGTCAGTCTCCAAAGGACAGAATGAAAGCTTTACGCGAATATTTGCCAACTGCACGTTCTAAAGACTGGAAATTGGAGAAAGCAGGACAACGCGTTCAGGTAATCAAAAAAGATGAAAAAGAGGGTGGAATTTTAGAATTTGGTACAGAAGTAATCAACACACACGATGGAACTTTAGCAGTTTTATTAGGTGCTTCGCCGGGAGCTTCTACTGCGGTAGGAATTATGGTGGATTTGATTAGCAGATGTTTTACTAATCAGATTAAAACACCGGAATGGGAAGCAAAATTAAAAATAATGATTCCTTCTTACGGTCAGACTTTAAATGATAAACCAGAGCTTTTAGCAGAGCTTAGAAAACATACAGCAGAAGTTTTGAAGATAAAATAA